In Nymphalis io chromosome 13, ilAglIoxx1.1, whole genome shotgun sequence, one genomic interval encodes:
- the LOC126773012 gene encoding synaptic vesicle glycoprotein 2A-like, which translates to MVAIKTDIEAPAVKEDIPHDHLYEVTGLSSTNLEKLAQEPASDFEEAISATGYGWFNISLMLCTLLAFWSAVSVTSSSSFIYTRAQCDMELRLLDMGTVTAMTYIGMISSAMIWGYLSDTLGRRQFMVWGFFCAGLMEVAAGLSQNFTMLLITRFSSGFLFNGPFAVLMTYIAELHRTDLRARVLLLTGLFFAIANTTLPLLAWAIITKDWDFPLFGNTFVIHSWNIFLLATAMVPILTGIAFIYQPESPKFLMSRGRNKEAMEVFRKIYSLNTGKPPGTYPIKRLVEERSEQQSRGLAALKEGGAQLAPLYKTPHIAWLLLICGAHLGCMFGSNTIRLWYPQLAAMIGSDGTESLCSAIAPKHIEVEGCLPTETNMLTYLQSAVVGAGSMVTYGIGGALINRCGKRKVSGFCGILSAVFIVMLPFTDSSSALPLVAMVTTAMAFTSLCSASLSSIAVDLFPTSLRVMAMTTFLMSGRVGTILGTVIFPALIDFGCLPPFITIGAVLAACGISCFFLPNTTLKKLE; encoded by the exons ATGGTGGCTATTAAGACAGACATTGAAGCTCCAGCGGTTAAAGAAGACATACCACATGACCATTTGTACGAAGTGACCGGCTTGTCGTCGACAAATTTAGAGAAATTGGCTCAAG AGCCAGCATCTGATTTTGAAGAAGCGATTAGTGCCACTGGATATGGCTGGTTCAACATATCCCTTATGCTCTGCACATTGCTAGCATTCTGGAGCGCTGTGTCCGTCACCAGCTCATCATCCTTCATCTACACAAGAGCCCAGTGCGATATGGAATTGCGGCTTTTGGACATGGGCACTGTTACGGCCATGACCTATATAG GAATGATTTCTTCAGCGATGATTTGGGGGTACCTATCAGACACGCTGGGTCGCCGGCAGTTCATGGTCTGGGGCTTCTTCTGCGCTGGACTGATGGAAGTGGCCGCTGGTTTGAGTCAGAACTTCACAATGCTGCTTATAACGCGATTCTCGAGTGGATTCTT ATTCAACGGTCCATTCGCAGTACTAATGACATATATAGCGGAACTACATCGCACGGACCTGCGGGCGCGCGTCCTGTTGCTTACTGGCCTGTTCTTCGCCATCGCTAACACCACTCTACCACTGCTGGCATGGGCTATCATTACAAAGGACTGGGACTTCCCGCTTTTTGGAAATACCTTTG TAATACACTCGTGGAACATATTCCTTCTGGCGACAGCGATGGTGCCTATCTTAACTGGAATAGCATTCATCTATCAGCCAGAGAGTCCCAAATTTTTAATGTCGCGAGGACGTAATAAGGAAGCCATGGAGGTCTTTCGAAAAATATACTCTCTAAATACTGGAAAACCTCCAGGAACATACCCG ATAAAAAGATTAGTAGAAGAAAGGTCGGAGCAGCAGAGTCGTGGTCTAGCGGCACTCAAGGAGGGTGGGGCTCAGCTGGCTCCCCTCTACAAGACACCTCACATTGCCTGGCTTTTACTCATATGTGGAGCTCACCTAGGGTGTATGTTTGG GTCAAATACAATACGTCTCTGGTACCCGCAACTGGCAGCAATGATAGGCTCCGATGGTACGGAGAGCCTGTGCTCTGCCATCGCCCCTAAGCACATTGAGGTGGAAGGTTGCCTGCCTACTGAGACGAATATGCTCACTTATCTACAATCCGCAGTGGTCGGCGCTGGATCGATGGTCACTTATGGTATTGGAGGAGCTTTGATTAACCG ATGCGGCAAGAGAAAGGTTTCAGGATTCTGTGGGATTTTAAGCGCGGTTTTCATTGTAATGTTGCCATTCACTGATAGCAGTAGTGCCTTGCCATTGGTCGCAATGGTCACCACCGCGATGGCATTCACGTCGCTCTGTTCAGCATCGTTATCGAGCATCGCGGTAGATCTATTCCCTACGTCACTTAG AGTAATGGCGATGACTACTTTCCTGATGAGCGGCCGTGTCGGGACAATATTAGGAACTGTCATTTTTCCCGCGCTAATCGACTTCGGCTGTCTGCCGCCATTTATAACAATAGGAGCTGTGTTAGCAG CATGCGGAATATCATGCTTCTTTCTGCCAAACACAACTCTGAAGAAATTGGAATGA